ATCGGCAGCCATAAGCTTTTCGTCGCGTCAAACATATAGGCGAATAAAATCCCGACCAATGCAATGTTGATCAGTCCTAACACGCTGACGTTCGGATTCATGCCGTGCGCCAAACTGAAAACGACAGCTGATACGACGTAAATAAGCCACTTCGGATTTCCACGACTTTCCATCGTCGACATGACATACCCTCGGAAAAAAATCTCCTCAGAAAAGCCGACAAAGATGAACATGACAAGAAATGATAATGAGAACACGGAAAACTCGGGTTTAGTGAGTGAATTAAGTAACGTTATATTTCCGGTAGCCAATAGAATAAAGAAAATGATTGCAATCGACGCCGCTCCAAGCAGGAGGCCGAAACCTAAATCTTTTAGTGGACCCCTGAATCCCAATTCTTTCAACGTCCCTTTATTCACAAAACGCCATAGCAACACCGTCGCAAGCATTCCGCCAACTGTCCCGCCGCCTTGCGTCAAAAGGAAAATCCATGGATGCCTGTCAAAAGCGGCCATGATATCCATATCGTAATTTCCATCTTGAAACGGGAAATCAATGAATGCCAACAAGACTGCGCCGGGCAAGGCGAAAATTTGCTGGGCAATGAACATCGCAACGAACGCCAAAAAAATCAGCCATCCAGCACGAACTTGGTTTGCTTCGTTTTTGAACAAATGATAACCCCCTATGCTTCTAACTTTATGCTGAAAATAAGGTTTAAATGTGCGTGTTAACACGAAGTTGCTCAGGGCTGATACGCCGGATGGCTCCGATTAATAATAGAAGCAGAATATCCATGACTAGCGCACCGATGAATGAAATTATGGAAAGGGCGACCCATCCGTCTCCCGGTACATTCATCGAAAAGGAGAGGAGGGCTAAGGCGAATAGATGGATCGCCATGTAAAATTTGAATGTATTTACCGTTCGCCCTTGTAACGCTTGATCGCCAAAAGCTTCCGCTACATCCTTCAACACGACGAACATGTAATATCCCATAATTGTTTTAAGGACAAGTAGCAAGATAGAGTATGACGACCATCCGATTGAAAGGGACGTTTCCGAAAGGTTCACGAAGACGGAAGGAATCGAAATGAAGATACCGACCAGTGCGACAATCCTCGCTTTTTTCGCTCCAGGATACGCGTCAATGAGCTTGGAACACCCGGATAAAAGTAAGATATAGCCGATCGGATCCGCTAATAGATCTATGCCGACATGGAGTCGGAAAAAGATGAATACATACCCCCAGAAGATTTGCCGCAATGCTTTATTCATACGAATCCCTCCCTGTTTTTTCCCGTATGATCCTGTTCACATCCGCCTGTTTTAAATAAGGGTGTTGCCAATTGTAGCCGCCGTTGCTCGTGAAAGGCGTGCCTGCTGCTGTCGTTCCCGATAGATTGATACGGAAAGATGAAGGGATTGAGGCGGCGGTATGATTCAATTGCATTGCAACCGTTATATGTTCACCTTCACTTAAGTGGATGGGAAGCTCAATGCCATCCAAAGCTTTGTCCTTTTGATTTGGGTTTCCAGTAATGGATACGGTGAGCTGGTCCTCGAATGCGCTGCTGAATGGTGTAGATATTTTTTGGATGGAAAGCGGTTCGGTTGCCAAAAACGAGTGCGAACTCCGACCGTCATCACTTCCACCGCCTGACGTTAACTTCAGTGGAATCGGATCGTCCGATGTAAAGTATCCCGCGGGATGAATGATGACTTCACCGATTGAAACGGTGGATGCTTTCCCGTCAGAATAGAATACTTGCATTTCATTAAATGAACGATCATTATCACTCTCATTTAATTGTCTTAATTCGACTGTTATACTTCTGAGCTCTTGATGTTTAGAAGTGTCCACTGCTTGAGGGCTGGCCTCCGGATAGATAAATTCATGCTGCGGCAGTCCTTCGACATCCCCTAGTACTATGTAATTGATGTAGGATTGATCATTTTTATTTGCCAAGTAATAAAAAGTGACATTGCTTTGATGGCCCATCACCGCTTCAATATAATGAACTAGAAAAACAGGTTCTTTCAACTGTTTTGAGTAGGCGTATAATGAATTTGCAATCCAGCTGATTACAATCAGTCCGAGCACCGCCCAAAAATATCGTTCTCTCACACGTTATCCCCCTTCCGGAATTTCCCTTTATCTGTCTATTGTCTCAAATCAGATGTGGTATTGCATCAATTATTTGGGGAGGAGGAGTTTACCACCGACTTGAGCGACTTTACCACCGATTCTCGACCAATTACCACCGACTTGAAAATTTATCACCGACTTGGCCATGTTTATCACCACTTACACCGCTGTTATCACCGCTTAGAAGGGGATTATCACCACTCAGAGTGGGTTTATCACCGACTCTCAGCCGGTTATCACCGACTTGGCCATGTTTATCACCGACTTTCGCCCCGTTATCACCGACTCCCAACAATCTGCCCCTAATTTCAAAAGAAAAAGCCCTCTCAAATGCCGAGAAGGCCAAAATTTAATTCACACCTACAGATCGTTCCTTCAAACTTTTCAATTCCACCTCAATCTGCCCGACATCAATCCGTTCAAACAATGGTTTTACATCAACCAAAGCTCCACCGCCAAGCTGAATTTCTCTCCATTCAAATTTCCTCACTCCCAACATCCTCCCCACGTCCTCGCTTGAAAACGGCAGGAAAGGGGAGAGGAGTTGTGCCAGATTGGCAATGATATAGACACATGTCGCCATTGTCTGCTCGCATGCTGCCTCGTTCTCCTTGATCTGTATCCAAGGCTTTTCATCATCAAAGTATTTATTAGCCCGGCGGATGAAATCGAATATCGTTTCGATCGCTTCTTTAAAATGCCCCGTCTCGATGCGCTCGCCGACAATACGGTATAGCTCCACAACAGTCTTTTTAATATCCCCATTAATCTCGCCATCCGGCACAACCCCGCCATACGACTTCTCGATAAATTTCAATGTTCGATTTACGAAATTCCCGTAAGCGCCTAACAGCTCCGAGTTATGGCTATAAATGAACTCGCGCCATGAGAAATCGGCATCCCGGTTTTCTGGCGCATTTGCGGTTAAAAAATATCGCACCGAATCGGGATGATAACGGTCAAGAATATCCGGCACCCAAACCGCCCAGTTTTGGCTCGTCGACAATTTCCGCTTCTCCAACGTCAAATATTCATTTGAAATGACACGGGTCGGCAATGCGTCCTCCTTTCCAATGCCCATAAGGATGGCGGGCCAAATGATCGTATGGAAAGGGATGTTGTCTTTGCCATGCACGTAATAGGAAATCGTATCTACATTCCAAAACTCCTCGAAATCGACACGGTTCAAAGCGGCCCATTCCTGGCTCGCGGAATAATATCCCGTAACTGCCTCAATCCATACATACACTTTCTTATCCTCATAACCTCTGACAGGTATTCCGACGCCGTTCGCCAAATCCCTTGAAGCTGCCCGGTCACGAAGTCCTTCTCGTAAATAACGTTCGGATTGGTGAATCGCATTGTCACGCCATCTCTTTTCAGACTTTGCGCTCGCAACATATTTATCAAGTTCATCTTGAAAAGCACTTAGTTTGAAATAAAAATGCTCCGTCTTCCGTACAGTCGGTTCATTCCCACAAAGCTTGCATGTGCGCTCCGTCAAATCAAGTGGATCTAAAATGGAACCGCAGTTGTCGCATTGATCGCCTCGTGCCCGGCTTCCGCAATGCGGACAAATCCCCTCGACGAATCGATCCGGAAGAAAACGCGCGTCAAACTCGCAATACGTCTGTTCCACTTCCTTTTTGAAAATTAATCCGCGGTCCAATAACGTTAAAAATACATTGCGGACAACTTGATGATGAAACCTCCCATCTGTCCGCGTGTATATGTCATACGAGAATCCTAATCTTGAAAAACAAACGATAAATTCCGTGTGATAACGGTCTGCAATTTCTTTGACAGACACTCCTTCGGCATTCGCCCGGATTGAAATAGGGGTCCCGTTGCAATCACTTCCCGAAGCATAAAGGACCTTTTCACCTTTCAACCGGTAATACCTCGCCAAAATATCACCCGGCAGCAACGCCGCAATATGGCCAAGATGCAGCGACCCATTCGCATACGGCCAAGCCCCTCCGATAAACACACTCATTTTCCATCCTCCTCAAAATAAAATGAAAAAACCCCGCCCCTATCGATAAAAATCGATAAGGACGGGGTCTATAACCCGTGGTACCACCTTACTTCACGACCAGCTCACGCTGAACGTCTCCAAAAGTACGCGCTAAAAAAGCGTTATACTTTGACGTGGATAACAAGCGCCAACCTCGGCGCATCCTACTGGCCCGAAGACGTTCAGTGCGCGGCTCAAGGATCATGTTCAAAAGATTTGTCCGCTTCATTTCCACCATCAGAAGCTCTCTAGGCGACATCCTCTTTCTAATTTTCCCTCTCATTGCCTTTTGTAAGATGTAATTGAGAATATTATAGGCGTTTGATTCAGAAAAATCAATAGTGTTTACCAATTGGTAGGCGGGCGTTTTTGGTCGTTCCTGTCTTCACTTGTTTTGTTATTTTTATTTTTCACGTCATCATTCTTCCCTATTACGCCCAAGTCATCTGGGCTGATGTCATACCCATAACCGAATTCCTCGCGGTCCAGCGTGTTGTCTTTTTTAATTTTCTTCTCTTTAGCCATGTCAATTCACCTCCCGGTATACGGGAAGGATGGACAACTGGGAGATGATTATTCATTTTGCTTATTCCTCTTTCACCGACAATAAAAACGCATAAACCGCTTCTCCCTTCACATCGCCGCTCCATATCGCTTTGACGGACATGAAATACCTTCCTTCAGCCATGGGCACTTTTAATACTTTGTTCTCCAGATCTGCGGCTGTTGTTTCGCCGTCTCTATGGATGAGTACTTCATATGCATCAGGTTGCGGAAAATCTGCCCATTCATCAGCAGCAGAAAGTCTGAAGTTGATTTCAGCCCCTGGCTTCACTTGATTGGCACGTGCATGTTCTAAAATCTCCTGCGCAGGCGTCGGCTCCAGTGAGCACTTTTTCTCTGCAGTTTCCCAGCAGTGCTTGTCGTAGAATGCCTGAATACCGTCTCTGTCATAGGTCACTTGAATATTAGGTTTCAATGTGATTACAGTTTCCTCTTCATTCTCCACCTTGGTCGTTTGAGATAAAGGAGCCGCTACTTCTTCCTCATCCTTTTCATCATCGACACAGCCGACCAACAATGTGCTGATTAGCAGCACATATACCAGCAACCATTTCTTTATTGAAATCCTCTCCTTTACCCGTTTTTACCGTTGTCGTTATCCATTTCTATCCACAGTCTATCATTCATACAATTCATAAACAATGAGAATAATTAGAATAAATGAAGGGTTTCCACGGTCTATGTGGTAGTAAGAAAGAAGGGAGAATTTGTAAAGCGGTGTAAGTTTGTCGAAAATGAAAGGGTGTGGGGGAATGATTGTCCAAGTAGACGGTTTGAAAAAACGATATAAGAAGGATTGGGTGTTGAAGGGAATTGATATCAAAATTGAGGAGCCGCAAATAATAGCGCTTGTCGGGCCGAATGGCTCGGGGAAGACGACGCTCTTGAACTGCATGACAAATCTATTGTCGTTCAATGAAGGTAGAGTCGAAATTCTTGGGAAATCAAACAAGGATCCGTCCCTCTTCTATGAGATTTCCTATTTGCAGGACAACCGGATCCTCTACGGGAATTTGACGGCATACGATCATTTGAAGTTCATTTGCCGTGTGCAAAAACTGCCGGTGTCCCGCATCCAAGAAGTTGCTGAAAGGGTAGGGATGACAAGTTATTTAAAGAGGCGTGTCCGCAATTTTTCGCTCGGAATGAAACAACATTTATTGCTCGCAATGGTCATTCTAAACAAACCGAAGCTGCTGCTCATGGACGAGCCGTTGAATGGCCTTGATCCGACAAGCGCCATCAATATGCGAACTATTTTATTGGAATTGTTCAAGGAAGGGACGACAATTATCATCTCGTCGCATAATCTTGATGAAATCGACCGGTTGACGAATACGATCTACTTCATGAAGGACGGTGCTTTATTGAAGGAGTCGCTGGAAGAGATCACCGTCATTCATTACGAGCTGACCGTCAGTGATCTGGCGAAGGCGAAAGAAATTTTGGAAGAAGTCGGACTGACTTTCACGATAAATGAGGAAGGTCAATTGGGCTTCAAGGAGACGGATGTCCCGTTGCAAACAATCATCGGTTTATTGTACGGGAATGGAATTGACATCCAACATATCGAAAATCATAAAGCCGGAGCGGAAAAGCGGTATCGTGAGTTGTTTGAAGAGAGGGCAACAGTATGATGCAGTTTGCTTTTGAGCTGAGGAAGGTCATCTTCAGCAAGAAACTGCTGTATGTATACTTGTTCATCTTCTTGGGTGTCGCGCTTCTCTTCATTCGGAATGTGACGTTCCAGCCGTATATTGAAAAAGAGGAAAATGAACGGATTGGTGCACTCATTCAACAATCGCAAAGTCTGAATCGGATGTATACCGCTGCGCTGGAAAATAACCCGGACGACGAGGAGACGAATAAGTTGCGGCTCATCAACTCTTCTATGCTGACGAAATTGTACGAAATCCGGGCCATTGACATGGAAAAATGGAAAAACAAATTGCCGATTGAAAATGCATTTTTAGAGGAAACGCTCCATTTCAAGGAGCAGGGGGGAGAATACGATCTCCCTGTCGGGGAAATCAATAAAATGCTTGCGAAGAACCATAAGCATCTTTCCGAAAATGTCAAACCACGTCATGCGACATATGGCATCGCCTTGCCGAATTTCTTGAAGCTTGTCGTAGATCTGTTTATGAACTTCGGGGCGATCATCATTCTCGTCATTTTGATAGGGGAGATCATGACGAGCGAGTTTGAAACCCATTCCATCAATTTCTTGTACACGCAGCCGGTGAACAAAGGGAATATCATAACAGGCAAGTTTTTCAGTTCAATTCTTGTCTATTTCCTAACAGTTATTGTTTTACTAACGGCAACAGTGCTCGTCGGGTTGTTCGGATTTAAAGGGAAGTATCATTATCCGATCATGATTGAAAGGAATGGCGAAATCGATTTTATTACGATTGTGCAGTATGTGGGCCAAGGATTGACGGTCATCAGCGTAACCGCAATCATGGTAATCGCCCTCTTATTGGTGTATAGCCTGCTGTTCAAACATACTTTATCCACCATTTTTGCCTTGCTCGCGACGTTAGTGGCGGGCTATGGATTGTCCGCTTTCATTAAATGGCCATTCTTTTTCTGGCTGAACCCATTCCAATACTTACTGCCGGAAGAGCGCCTGCTTGTACGGAATGGAACCGATTGGTACCAGGGAATCCCTGTCATTTTGCTTGTGACCG
The genomic region above belongs to Sporosarcina sp. Marseille-Q4943 and contains:
- the metG gene encoding methionine--tRNA ligase translates to MSVFIGGAWPYANGSLHLGHIAALLPGDILARYYRLKGEKVLYASGSDCNGTPISIRANAEGVSVKEIADRYHTEFIVCFSRLGFSYDIYTRTDGRFHHQVVRNVFLTLLDRGLIFKKEVEQTYCEFDARFLPDRFVEGICPHCGSRARGDQCDNCGSILDPLDLTERTCKLCGNEPTVRKTEHFYFKLSAFQDELDKYVASAKSEKRWRDNAIHQSERYLREGLRDRAASRDLANGVGIPVRGYEDKKVYVWIEAVTGYYSASQEWAALNRVDFEEFWNVDTISYYVHGKDNIPFHTIIWPAILMGIGKEDALPTRVISNEYLTLEKRKLSTSQNWAVWVPDILDRYHPDSVRYFLTANAPENRDADFSWREFIYSHNSELLGAYGNFVNRTLKFIEKSYGGVVPDGEINGDIKKTVVELYRIVGERIETGHFKEAIETIFDFIRRANKYFDDEKPWIQIKENEAACEQTMATCVYIIANLAQLLSPFLPFSSEDVGRMLGVRKFEWREIQLGGGALVDVKPLFERIDVGQIEVELKSLKERSVGVN
- a CDS encoding ABC transporter ATP-binding protein, which produces MIVQVDGLKKRYKKDWVLKGIDIKIEEPQIIALVGPNGSGKTTLLNCMTNLLSFNEGRVEILGKSNKDPSLFYEISYLQDNRILYGNLTAYDHLKFICRVQKLPVSRIQEVAERVGMTSYLKRRVRNFSLGMKQHLLLAMVILNKPKLLLMDEPLNGLDPTSAINMRTILLELFKEGTTIIISSHNLDEIDRLTNTIYFMKDGALLKESLEEITVIHYELTVSDLAKAKEILEEVGLTFTINEEGQLGFKETDVPLQTIIGLLYGNGIDIQHIENHKAGAEKRYRELFEERATV
- a CDS encoding CPBP family intramembrane glutamic endopeptidase, with product MFKNEANQVRAGWLIFLAFVAMFIAQQIFALPGAVLLAFIDFPFQDGNYDMDIMAAFDRHPWIFLLTQGGGTVGGMLATVLLWRFVNKGTLKELGFRGPLKDLGFGLLLGAASIAIIFFILLATGNITLLNSLTKPEFSVFSLSFLVMFIFVGFSEEIFFRGYVMSTMESRGNPKWLIYVVSAVVFSLAHGMNPNVSVLGLINIALVGILFAYMFDATKSLWLPIGYHITWNYFQGNVFGFAVSGLTPHGMYTVSVEDGNAWLTGGAFGLEGGLLATLLIILGYFATRMYVKMKSE
- a CDS encoding ABC transporter permease encodes the protein MMQFAFELRKVIFSKKLLYVYLFIFLGVALLFIRNVTFQPYIEKEENERIGALIQQSQSLNRMYTAALENNPDDEETNKLRLINSSMLTKLYEIRAIDMEKWKNKLPIENAFLEETLHFKEQGGEYDLPVGEINKMLAKNHKHLSENVKPRHATYGIALPNFLKLVVDLFMNFGAIIILVILIGEIMTSEFETHSINFLYTQPVNKGNIITGKFFSSILVYFLTVIVLLTATVLVGLFGFKGKYHYPIMIERNGEIDFITIVQYVGQGLTVISVTAIMVIALLLVYSLLFKHTLSTIFALLATLVAGYGLSAFIKWPFFFWLNPFQYLLPEERLLVRNGTDWYQGIPVILLVTVVLFFIARMKIETSRVN